A genomic segment from Lignipirellula cremea encodes:
- the pglX gene encoding BREX-2 system adenine-specific DNA-methyltransferase PglX — translation MIDRKALLSDLQSLLKRLEADLLERSESADVPDVGQALRTEYDRAKQAERTAQNYEDWRSDAITQAAAAWVLSCVFVRFLEDNKLIDPPKIAGPKERLQQARDEHTLYFQDSERAKLTDREYLLSVFDELAKLPGTKDVFGEHNPIRELPNWLSGDAAGELLRFFQKIEANSGDLIHDFTDPEWDTRFLGDLYQDLSESARKKYALLQTPEFVEEFILDRTLDPALDEFGLDAPPVTDRQNIPFTDPGFRMIDPACGSGHFLLGAFPRILNRWQKQEPGGKIRDHVQRTLDCIHGVDVNPYAIAIARFRLLLKAMKASGINRLSDAPGFRFNLACGDSLLHAPLRGGQQVFDWELTSDDAECEHAYQSEDLADLKRMLRSGLYHAVVANPPYITPKDRQLNQRYRKRFEACHMKYSLAVPFLERIFRMAVASGFTGQITSNSFMKREFGKKLIEQLLPQLDLTHVIDTSGAYIPGHGTPTVILFGQHRSPSRDSVRTVMGIRGEPRTPDDPSQGEVWNAIVNQIDQPGSQSEFVSVGDSLRELFHCHPWSIGGGGAAELKEGLDEVQSERLGKLAIAIGISAVTGEDELFMQPTSVLRRMQIEMRRPLIEGDVVRDWTFTDPVSSIWMYGDDFQLHPLESLAATARLFWKYRAAIYWRKRFGTPLVERGLKWYEWQELYSDKLRTPLSIVFAFVATHNHFVLDRGGKVFNRSAPVIKLPEDATEEDHLGLLGILNSSTACFWMKQIFHDKGSTVDSTGARQTTVAFENFREFTGTGLKKFPLPSGRPESRAFYLDARSRKIADNLLPGVLLAKGFADKASLDGYRKMYFEMLQQMISDQEELDWECYNLYDLVESDLRPSENAPPITLGERAFEIVLARKMAEGEAQTTWFERHGSTPITELPSDWPEDYKRLVERRIELIEIDRNIGLIEQPEYKRRWNTEPWDSQLERACRQWLLGRLESYFDSDGRMNETGKSTAQLDFAMSSIAKIADIAGRDETFLEVGQLYRDDAAFDVQRLVEELVAAEHVPVLPILRYKAPGVRKRKEWEKTWELQRQEDAIDTRTQLLKDEPQYLTEDQARDLKQREIGDIPVPPKYKSSDFISTGGARYWALRGKLDVPKERWVSFPHCEGPDGTLVIAWAGYDHLQLARAISAYFVDIQERLGGRDDPRLVPLLACIIELLPWLKQWHHDLDPDYNQRMDEVFEGFITEEAKNLGLTIDEIKAWQPPKRTSRAKKA, via the coding sequence ATGATTGACCGCAAAGCCCTTCTTTCCGATTTACAATCGCTGCTCAAGCGATTGGAAGCCGACCTGCTCGAACGGAGCGAATCAGCCGATGTTCCTGATGTGGGGCAGGCGCTGCGCACTGAGTATGACCGCGCGAAGCAGGCGGAGCGGACGGCCCAGAACTATGAGGACTGGCGTAGCGATGCGATCACACAGGCCGCTGCGGCGTGGGTGCTGTCGTGCGTGTTCGTGCGGTTCCTGGAAGACAACAAGCTAATCGACCCGCCGAAGATCGCTGGCCCGAAGGAGCGGCTTCAGCAGGCTCGCGATGAGCACACGCTGTATTTTCAGGATTCCGAACGGGCAAAGCTCACCGACCGCGAGTATCTGTTGTCGGTGTTTGATGAGTTGGCCAAGCTGCCGGGCACGAAGGACGTGTTCGGCGAGCATAACCCGATCCGGGAGTTGCCGAACTGGCTCTCCGGTGATGCGGCGGGGGAGTTGCTGCGATTCTTCCAGAAGATCGAAGCCAACTCGGGCGATTTGATCCACGACTTCACCGATCCGGAGTGGGACACCCGCTTCCTGGGCGATCTGTATCAGGACCTGTCGGAATCCGCTCGGAAGAAATACGCCCTACTGCAAACGCCGGAGTTCGTGGAAGAGTTCATTCTCGACCGTACGCTCGATCCGGCTCTAGATGAGTTTGGACTCGATGCTCCGCCTGTGACCGACCGACAAAACATTCCGTTCACCGATCCCGGCTTCCGCATGATCGACCCCGCCTGTGGTAGTGGGCACTTTCTGCTTGGGGCCTTTCCTCGCATCCTAAACCGCTGGCAGAAGCAGGAGCCGGGGGGCAAGATTCGGGACCACGTGCAAAGGACGCTCGACTGCATCCACGGCGTTGACGTGAACCCCTATGCCATTGCAATCGCACGTTTCCGTTTGCTGCTAAAGGCGATGAAGGCCAGTGGCATCAATCGCCTTTCCGACGCACCGGGATTTCGGTTCAACCTTGCCTGTGGCGACTCGCTTTTGCATGCGCCGCTACGTGGCGGTCAGCAAGTTTTCGACTGGGAACTCACCAGCGACGATGCCGAATGTGAACATGCCTACCAAAGCGAAGACTTGGCCGATTTGAAAAGGATGCTTCGATCCGGCTTGTATCACGCCGTGGTTGCCAACCCGCCTTACATCACGCCCAAGGATCGGCAGCTCAACCAGCGGTATCGCAAGCGATTCGAAGCGTGCCACATGAAGTATTCACTGGCCGTGCCTTTCTTGGAACGCATCTTTCGCATGGCAGTTGCTAGTGGGTTCACGGGACAGATTACTTCCAATAGTTTTATGAAACGCGAGTTTGGCAAAAAGCTGATCGAGCAGTTGCTGCCTCAACTCGACCTGACGCACGTGATCGATACTAGCGGAGCCTACATTCCTGGTCACGGCACTCCGACCGTGATTCTGTTTGGGCAACATCGCTCGCCCTCTCGCGACTCGGTTCGCACTGTGATGGGGATTCGAGGTGAGCCAAGAACACCGGATGATCCATCGCAGGGGGAAGTCTGGAACGCGATCGTAAATCAGATAGACCAGCCAGGCTCGCAGAGCGAGTTTGTTAGTGTCGGCGATTCGTTGCGTGAACTATTTCATTGTCATCCGTGGTCGATCGGCGGCGGGGGAGCTGCCGAGTTGAAGGAAGGGTTGGACGAGGTTCAATCTGAACGGTTGGGGAAACTTGCGATTGCGATCGGAATCTCCGCAGTCACAGGAGAAGATGAGCTATTCATGCAACCCACGTCGGTCCTTCGGCGCATGCAAATAGAAATGAGACGCCCTCTCATTGAAGGCGACGTTGTCCGCGATTGGACCTTTACCGATCCGGTGTCATCTATCTGGATGTATGGCGATGACTTTCAACTTCATCCCTTGGAGTCTCTTGCGGCAACGGCGAGGCTGTTTTGGAAGTATCGTGCTGCAATCTACTGGAGAAAGCGGTTCGGAACACCGCTCGTCGAACGTGGTCTCAAATGGTACGAATGGCAGGAGCTTTATTCCGACAAACTCCGCACGCCACTGTCAATCGTGTTTGCTTTCGTTGCTACGCACAATCATTTCGTGCTGGATCGTGGGGGGAAGGTCTTCAATCGTTCGGCTCCAGTAATCAAGTTGCCGGAAGATGCCACCGAAGAGGACCACCTTGGACTACTTGGAATCCTCAATAGCTCTACTGCCTGCTTTTGGATGAAGCAAATCTTTCACGACAAAGGCAGCACCGTTGACAGCACAGGCGCTCGGCAGACCACTGTCGCGTTTGAAAACTTTCGCGAGTTCACGGGAACTGGCCTCAAGAAGTTTCCACTTCCGTCAGGCCGACCCGAATCGCGAGCTTTCTATCTCGACGCGCGTTCTCGCAAGATCGCCGATAACCTCTTGCCTGGTGTGTTGCTGGCCAAGGGCTTCGCCGACAAAGCCTCACTGGACGGCTATCGAAAAATGTATTTCGAAATGCTTCAGCAGATGATCAGCGATCAAGAGGAACTTGATTGGGAGTGCTACAACCTCTACGACCTTGTCGAGTCCGATCTTCGCCCTTCTGAAAATGCGCCTCCGATCACACTCGGCGAGCGTGCTTTTGAGATTGTGCTAGCACGCAAGATGGCCGAGGGGGAAGCACAAACGACGTGGTTTGAGCGGCATGGCAGTACGCCGATTACCGAACTGCCATCGGATTGGCCTGAAGATTACAAGCGGTTAGTCGAACGCCGCATCGAACTGATTGAGATCGATAGGAACATCGGCCTGATTGAGCAACCCGAGTACAAACGCCGCTGGAACACTGAGCCCTGGGATTCGCAACTAGAGCGTGCCTGTCGGCAATGGCTGCTAGGTCGACTCGAATCGTATTTCGATTCTGATGGCCGCATGAACGAAACGGGTAAATCAACCGCGCAACTCGATTTCGCAATGTCGTCCATTGCCAAAATAGCCGACATTGCTGGGCGGGATGAGACGTTTCTTGAAGTCGGACAGCTTTATCGAGACGACGCGGCCTTCGACGTGCAGCGACTGGTTGAAGAACTTGTGGCCGCAGAACACGTTCCCGTCCTTCCGATCCTGCGTTATAAAGCACCCGGAGTGCGCAAACGCAAGGAGTGGGAGAAGACTTGGGAACTCCAACGCCAGGAAGATGCGATCGACACCCGCACACAGCTCCTGAAGGATGAACCGCAGTACCTGACCGAGGATCAGGCTCGCGATCTCAAGCAGCGTGAGATTGGCGACATTCCCGTCCCGCCCAAGTATAAGAGCAGCGACTTCATCTCGACCGGCGGCGCTCGCTATTGGGCTCTCCGCGGCAAACTCGATGTTCCCAAGGAACGATGGGTCAGTTTCCCGCACTGCGAAGGCCCGGACGGTACACTGGTCATCGCCTGGGCCGGCTACGACCACCTGCAACTGGCCCGAGCGATCAGCGCCTATTTCGTCGACATCCAGGAACGCCTCGGCGGCCGCGACGATCCCCGCCTCGTCCCCCTACTGGCCTGCATCATCGAACTACTACCGTGGCTCAAGCAATGGCACCACGACCTCGACCCCGACTACAACCAGCGCATGGACGAAGTCTTTGAAGGCTTCATCACCGAAGAAGCCAAAAACCTCGGCCTGACCATCGACGAAATCAAAGCCTGGCAACCGCCGAAACGCACATCTCGGGCAAAGAAAGCATAA
- a CDS encoding AAA family ATPase, giving the protein MFVESISLENIRTFAAEKTLKFNHPDRQYGQGHECEVTPSLKNINLLFGENACGKTTLLEAVALAALGPSVIESRIAPRPLIRFSPATRKPSSLEKKKVGRMRATFALHDAEVKHQQGESSPTNGFSEISVSQKGELESFHFMGSAHINWDEVYRSRNDSFFVVAYGATRRVDSTAERMHSKSRRSGFARVERVESIVEEGYPVVSLPAWFSSHKKNSSRWKQVVDLINGALGRGHFVFEGNRSNDDFVFSQGGMEIPFRSLSDGYKAFLGWVTDLLFHLDLACERSELRLDEVSGIVMVDEIDLHLHPTWQMEVIGHLSKTFPRLQFIFTSHSPLIAGSVEWMNITRLRLDRQHRTGIDPFEQPIHGLDADQILVSDLFGLKTTRAAAKNRQLDELTRRARAGDDEAAKQLIAELARGTEGEL; this is encoded by the coding sequence ATGTTCGTAGAGAGCATATCTCTTGAAAACATCCGCACATTTGCGGCAGAGAAGACTCTTAAGTTCAATCATCCAGACAGGCAGTATGGTCAGGGCCACGAATGTGAAGTCACCCCGAGTCTGAAGAACATCAACCTACTGTTTGGTGAGAACGCATGCGGGAAGACCACGCTCTTGGAGGCGGTTGCGCTTGCCGCCCTTGGTCCGTCCGTCATTGAGTCTCGAATCGCACCGCGACCACTAATCCGATTTTCCCCAGCAACTCGAAAACCGTCGTCGCTAGAAAAGAAAAAGGTGGGACGAATGCGAGCGACGTTTGCACTACATGATGCTGAAGTCAAGCATCAGCAAGGCGAATCGTCCCCAACAAATGGCTTTAGCGAGATTAGCGTTTCTCAAAAGGGAGAACTGGAGAGTTTTCACTTCATGGGAAGCGCGCACATCAACTGGGACGAGGTCTACCGCTCTCGCAACGATTCGTTTTTCGTTGTGGCATACGGCGCAACTAGAAGAGTTGATTCAACAGCGGAACGCATGCACTCGAAAAGTCGTCGCTCTGGATTCGCGCGTGTTGAGAGAGTTGAGAGTATTGTGGAGGAAGGGTACCCTGTCGTCTCTCTGCCAGCATGGTTTTCATCTCACAAGAAGAACAGCAGCCGCTGGAAGCAGGTCGTTGACTTGATCAATGGCGCCCTGGGTCGAGGACATTTCGTCTTTGAAGGAAACCGCAGTAATGATGACTTTGTGTTTTCTCAGGGAGGAATGGAGATTCCGTTTCGCAGTTTGTCCGACGGATACAAAGCATTTCTTGGGTGGGTCACTGACCTTCTGTTCCACTTAGATCTTGCGTGTGAGAGGTCGGAACTCCGCCTTGATGAAGTTTCGGGCATTGTGATGGTTGATGAGATTGATCTTCACCTGCACCCGACCTGGCAGATGGAGGTTATCGGACATTTATCAAAAACGTTTCCTCGTCTTCAGTTTATCTTTACTTCCCACAGCCCTCTGATCGCAGGGTCTGTTGAATGGATGAACATTACGCGATTGCGACTTGACCGACAGCATCGAACCGGGATTGACCCATTTGAACAACCGATTCACGGACTCGATGCGGATCAGATTCTCGTATCTGATCTGTTTGGATTGAAGACAACACGCGCTGCGGCAAAAAATCGACAACTTGATGAACTCACGCGTCGGGCGCGAGCTGGTGATGATGAAGCGGCTAAACAGTTGATCGCAGAGTTAGCGCGCGGTACGGAGGGCGAGCTGTGA
- a CDS encoding HNH endonuclease family protein, which translates to MIRFSTTDTALHASIDAIAPTWRTRAQNRTAALANGTRTNITKMWSEIKKVYMDLQGPKCAFCEKWIEDQAIEQDVEHFRPKNRISRWRVPRKLRGEGITVSQPAIGTEDGYRLLAYHPFNYVTACKSCNSILKRDYFPIEGTRDSGNDNPRALGGERAFLIYPLGDLDDDPEQLIEFHGLSPQPRRPGFDRKRALVTIEIFKLDDPRTRKELLKDRAEFIEKLYFALKIRDDATSDAIDKGNATSAVARLTSTRSRYTNCLRCYERLWATNRAEARAIYKNIASFLRTTSP; encoded by the coding sequence GTGATTCGCTTTTCCACGACAGACACCGCCCTGCATGCGAGCATCGATGCCATTGCGCCCACCTGGAGAACGCGCGCTCAGAATCGAACTGCCGCACTCGCCAACGGCACACGCACAAACATTACGAAAATGTGGAGCGAGATTAAAAAGGTCTACATGGACTTGCAAGGGCCGAAATGCGCATTTTGCGAGAAATGGATCGAAGACCAGGCTATCGAACAGGACGTAGAGCATTTTCGTCCCAAGAATCGTATAAGTCGTTGGCGCGTGCCACGCAAACTTCGTGGAGAAGGGATTACAGTTTCCCAGCCAGCGATAGGCACCGAGGACGGCTACCGACTGCTAGCGTATCATCCATTCAACTATGTAACTGCATGCAAGTCTTGCAACTCGATCCTCAAGCGAGATTATTTTCCTATCGAAGGTACGAGAGATTCTGGAAACGATAACCCTCGGGCTTTAGGTGGCGAGCGAGCATTTTTGATTTATCCACTAGGGGATTTGGATGATGATCCGGAACAGCTTATCGAGTTTCACGGACTATCTCCGCAACCACGGCGGCCAGGATTCGATCGAAAACGAGCGTTGGTGACGATCGAGATTTTTAAACTTGATGACCCGAGGACACGGAAGGAACTGTTGAAGGATCGCGCCGAGTTCATCGAGAAACTTTACTTCGCTCTAAAGATCCGTGACGACGCTACAAGCGATGCGATCGACAAGGGGAATGCAACTTCAGCGGTCGCACGGCTTACATCCACGCGGTCACGTTACACCAACTGTCTTCGTTGCTACGAGCGATTGTGGGCAACTAACCGAGCAGAAGCCCGAGCAATCTACAAAAACATCGCGAGTTTCCTACGCACGACGTCACCTTAG
- a CDS encoding phage resistance protein has product MTLIKELIVIPDRVQKGDFVLRLAEDIKRPDVVLDTYVVTEDLAKHFDEALTLLRSAVQNRSSQATYLHGSFGSGKSHFMAMLHLILQGNLTARGIPELAWVIQKHNDWLEGKKFLLVPYHMIGAHDMESGVLGNYVEFMRRTHSDAPIPPVYVSAAIINQVQAERSNYGDELFFKRLNEGQGSRGDWGELDAAWDAATFESAASAAPDSEEHLRLVSTLLKSVASSHAEVISHRGGNFVRFDQGLSLISQHAKSLGYDALILFLDELILWLATKSADLGFIKNESAKLTNLKEAQSAERPIPIVSFVARQRDLRELIGDHVPGADKGSFSDSLDWQQGRFDTITLEDRNLPAIAEKRVLKCRSNAARAELDAAFEQTARMKDNVMSILLTQEGDRKMFRKVYPFSPALVQTLIAVSSVLQRERTALKVMMQLLVDHRDTLQLGEIIPVGDLFDVVAHGDEAFSPEMAIHFDNAKRLYHQKLLPVLEGEHGVRREDVDALDYTDPKRAAFRNDDRLVKTLLLSALVPEVESLRGLNAEKLAALNHGTIKSPIPGKEAAEVLRRCRKWASNVGEIRIGEESNPTITVQLSGVDTESIIEQARREDNQGNRIRRLRQMLFEQIGIQGEGEFEQFHEFWWRNTRRNCKVLFKNIRELPNSSLENDEDDWKLIIDFPFDEAGHGPRDDLSTIQRFMQAQQEGGKTLCWVPSFFSTDAQKDLGMLVILEHILTGERFGQFSNHLSPQDRQSAKSVLESQRNQLRQRVQNHLDAAYGLDALTPGSLDTTHDLDLNEHYISLCPGFVPQPPVAANLAGAMQHLLSQALEHQFPAAPRFEAEIKSNALKKVFEQVFPATQVADGRLAIDKTMRPIVRQIAAPLQLGEMGVDATHFVLGQHWKTHFGRKAAETGSGMSIEQLRKWMDDPKPMGLPKDAQNLVILVYAAQTSQTLYLHGAPYEATLSNVPDKCELRKDKLPEAADWELALQRAGSIFGQTGLKLLSAGNVNTLSGECKKKASDTRRACQAYCQRLKQRMTELGMTPDTTDRMKTAAATQLLVDKLSGAESGEIVKTLASANVETSETAMGECVSKAAELEGNLDTAGWQTFELIRKLPAEHQTTAQAIIAELQNALASDEHVLELAPALKSAQAQAMRLLEKLVEVKPPTTPPPVSPPPIEPPGKNKKRIVGQDSKQDITLSDAKNVLSELDGKLKSGQSVRVNVSWVIEEGDGE; this is encoded by the coding sequence ATGACACTCATCAAAGAACTTATCGTTATCCCGGACCGCGTCCAGAAGGGGGATTTTGTTCTCCGGCTGGCCGAGGACATCAAGCGGCCCGACGTTGTCCTCGACACCTACGTCGTCACGGAAGATTTGGCAAAGCACTTCGATGAAGCACTGACGCTACTCCGTTCCGCCGTACAGAATCGTAGCAGTCAGGCGACGTATCTGCACGGCAGTTTCGGAAGCGGTAAGAGCCATTTCATGGCGATGCTGCATCTGATTCTTCAGGGCAATCTCACAGCGCGCGGTATCCCGGAACTGGCCTGGGTCATTCAGAAGCACAATGACTGGTTGGAGGGAAAGAAGTTCCTGTTGGTTCCCTACCATATGATCGGTGCGCACGATATGGAGTCGGGCGTTCTGGGGAACTATGTCGAGTTCATGCGACGAACCCATTCGGATGCTCCAATCCCGCCGGTCTATGTTTCCGCCGCAATCATCAATCAAGTCCAGGCCGAGCGTTCCAACTACGGAGATGAACTGTTCTTCAAGCGGCTCAATGAAGGACAAGGAAGCCGCGGCGACTGGGGCGAGCTGGATGCGGCCTGGGATGCAGCCACCTTTGAGTCAGCCGCTAGCGCCGCTCCCGATTCCGAAGAGCATTTGCGTTTGGTCAGTACGCTTCTCAAATCGGTCGCGTCATCGCATGCGGAAGTAATCAGCCATCGCGGCGGCAACTTCGTGCGATTTGACCAGGGGCTTTCCCTGATCAGCCAGCACGCGAAGAGCCTGGGATACGACGCGTTGATTCTGTTTCTGGACGAGTTGATCCTGTGGCTGGCCACGAAGTCGGCTGATCTCGGTTTTATCAAGAATGAGTCGGCAAAGCTCACTAACCTCAAGGAGGCTCAATCGGCCGAACGCCCGATTCCGATCGTTAGTTTCGTTGCACGCCAACGAGATTTACGAGAACTTATCGGAGATCATGTTCCGGGAGCTGACAAGGGTAGCTTTAGCGATTCACTGGATTGGCAACAGGGTCGTTTCGACACGATCACTCTGGAAGACCGCAACCTGCCTGCGATTGCCGAAAAACGAGTCTTGAAGTGCCGCAGTAATGCTGCTCGCGCCGAGTTGGATGCGGCGTTTGAGCAGACGGCTCGCATGAAAGACAACGTGATGAGCATCTTGCTGACCCAGGAAGGGGATCGCAAGATGTTTCGCAAGGTTTATCCGTTCAGCCCGGCCCTGGTGCAGACGTTGATCGCCGTCTCCAGCGTGCTGCAACGCGAGCGGACAGCTTTGAAAGTGATGATGCAACTGCTGGTCGATCATCGCGATACGCTCCAACTCGGTGAGATCATCCCCGTGGGCGACTTGTTCGACGTGGTGGCGCACGGCGACGAGGCGTTCAGTCCGGAGATGGCGATCCACTTCGATAACGCCAAGCGACTGTATCACCAGAAGCTGTTACCCGTTTTAGAGGGAGAACACGGTGTTCGTCGCGAGGATGTGGACGCTCTTGATTACACCGATCCCAAGCGTGCAGCCTTCCGCAACGATGACCGTTTGGTCAAGACGCTGCTATTGTCGGCGCTGGTGCCAGAGGTGGAGTCGCTGCGCGGTCTGAACGCCGAAAAACTTGCAGCGCTCAACCACGGCACGATCAAGTCGCCGATTCCCGGCAAGGAAGCGGCCGAGGTGTTGCGCCGCTGCCGAAAATGGGCATCGAACGTCGGCGAGATTCGTATCGGCGAAGAAAGTAACCCCACGATTACCGTACAGCTTTCGGGCGTCGACACCGAGAGCATCATCGAACAAGCCCGCCGGGAAGATAACCAGGGAAATCGTATCCGCCGCCTCCGCCAGATGTTGTTCGAGCAGATTGGCATCCAGGGCGAAGGCGAGTTTGAGCAGTTTCATGAGTTCTGGTGGCGCAATACCCGACGCAACTGCAAGGTGTTGTTCAAGAACATCCGCGAGTTGCCCAACTCGTCGCTGGAGAACGACGAGGACGACTGGAAGCTGATCATCGACTTCCCTTTTGACGAAGCTGGCCACGGCCCACGGGACGATCTGAGCACGATTCAGCGATTCATGCAGGCTCAGCAGGAAGGCGGAAAGACCCTGTGCTGGGTGCCGTCGTTCTTCAGCACTGACGCCCAGAAAGACCTGGGGATGCTCGTCATTCTGGAGCACATTCTGACCGGCGAACGGTTCGGGCAGTTTTCCAATCATCTGTCGCCACAAGACCGGCAGTCTGCCAAGTCGGTGCTGGAGAGTCAACGCAATCAACTGCGACAGCGCGTGCAGAATCATCTGGATGCTGCTTACGGCCTGGATGCGTTGACGCCGGGTTCACTCGATACCACACATGATCTGGACCTAAACGAGCATTACATCTCGCTTTGTCCGGGCTTCGTGCCGCAACCGCCGGTCGCCGCGAACCTGGCCGGGGCAATGCAGCATCTGCTCAGTCAGGCTTTGGAGCACCAGTTTCCGGCGGCTCCGCGTTTCGAGGCGGAGATCAAATCCAACGCATTGAAGAAGGTCTTCGAGCAAGTCTTCCCAGCGACTCAGGTGGCGGACGGTCGCCTGGCTATCGACAAAACGATGCGGCCGATCGTGCGACAGATCGCCGCTCCACTCCAGCTGGGTGAGATGGGCGTTGACGCCACGCACTTTGTGCTGGGACAGCACTGGAAAACGCACTTTGGCAGAAAGGCCGCAGAAACCGGAAGCGGCATGTCGATCGAGCAACTGCGCAAGTGGATGGATGATCCCAAGCCGATGGGTTTGCCTAAAGATGCTCAGAACCTGGTGATTCTGGTGTATGCAGCCCAAACGAGCCAAACGCTCTATCTGCACGGAGCGCCCTACGAGGCGACGTTATCCAATGTCCCGGATAAGTGCGAACTGCGTAAGGATAAGCTGCCTGAAGCAGCCGACTGGGAACTCGCCCTCCAACGGGCCGGCAGCATCTTCGGTCAGACGGGCTTGAAACTGCTGAGCGCAGGCAATGTCAACACGCTCTCCGGCGAGTGCAAGAAGAAAGCAAGCGACACCCGGCGCGCTTGCCAGGCATATTGCCAACGGCTCAAGCAACGAATGACCGAACTGGGCATGACGCCGGATACAACCGATCGCATGAAGACCGCCGCGGCGACCCAACTTCTAGTCGACAAACTTAGCGGGGCGGAATCAGGCGAGATTGTTAAGACACTAGCATCCGCAAACGTGGAGACCAGCGAGACGGCGATGGGCGAATGTGTCAGTAAGGCTGCCGAGTTGGAAGGCAATCTCGATACGGCTGGCTGGCAGACGTTTGAACTGATTCGCAAACTGCCCGCGGAGCATCAGACGACGGCTCAGGCGATTATTGCGGAACTGCAAAACGCACTCGCAAGCGATGAGCATGTGCTGGAACTCGCCCCTGCTCTCAAATCTGCCCAAGCGCAGGCCATGCGATTGCTGGAGAAGCTGGTCGAGGTGAAGCCACCGACTACCCCACCGCCCGTCTCGCCACCCCCCATCGAACCGCCAGGTAAAAATAAAAAGCGGATCGTAGGCCAGGATTCCAAGCAGGATATTACGTTGTCGGATGCCAAAAATGTGCTTTCGGAGCTGGACGGCAAACTCAAATCGGGTCAGTCCGTCCGAGTGAATGTGAGTTGGGTGATCGAGGAAGGAGACGGTGAGTGA